The Deinococcus malanensis DNA window CGGACGCCCGCCCAGGGCCTGCTGCACCGCCGCCTCGATCTGCTCTGAGCTGACGCCCCGTCGGCACCCGACACCCACCGTCAGGGGCTTCACGGCCTCGGTCGCGGTGGTAACCACCGGCACCGCACCGGTGAGGCGGGCCACCCGGTAGGCCAGGGCGTTACCGCCCCCCTCGTGACCGCCCAGCAGCGCCACGGCGAAGCGCGCCGCGTCGTCGAGCACAACCACCGCTGGGTCGCTGTGCTTGCTGCGGGGCAGTCCAGCCAGAAAACGGACCGCGATGCCGGTCGCCCCGATCAGCACCCAGGAGCGGGCGCCATGAAAAGCCTGCGCAAAGGCTTCCCGCTGGACCTGCCCGGTGGCCCACGGCCGGTGCAACACCCCGCCCAGGGCCAGGGCCAGCCCGTCTGCCAAGGGCTCAGTTTCGGCCCGGACCGGCCAGATGCCCAGGCCTGCAGGTGCGGCGGGTGCGCTCACCCCTCTCCTGTATGGGCGCGGCGGAAGCGGTGAGCGTAGGCCGGGTCGTACAGCCGGCTGACCTCCTGCAGTTCGGTCGGGTCGTGCAGCGCCGGGCTGACCAGGAGCATGGTCGTCAGCGTCCAGTCGCTGAGTTTCAGGCCGCCCAGCAGCGTGCCCAGCGTGGCGACGTGGCGCCGCTCCTCGGGCTGTGAGGCCCGCTGGACCAGGGCGGCGGGCGTTTCTGGTGGGTAGTGCCGCAGCAGCTCGGCCACGTTCTGCTCCAGCTGGTGCCCGCCCAGAAACACGCACAGGCTGGCCTGGTGGGCCGCCAGACTCGCCAGGTTCTCGGCGTCCGGCACCGGGCTCGCCCGGCCCGAGGCCCGCGTCAGGATGACGGTCTGGGTGACGCCCGGGCGGGTCAGTTCCGCGCCCAGACTGGCGGCGCAGGCGGTAAAGCTGCTGACTCCAGGTACGACCTCATAGGCGATGCCCAGCTCACGCAGCGCCCGCATCTGCTCGGCGGTGGCGCCGTAGATGGCCGGGTCGCCCGAATGCACGCGGGCGACGTCCAGTCCCTCCTGCTGGGCGCGGCGGTACAGGCTGATCTGCTCCTGGAGGTCCAGGCTGGCCGTGTTGAAGCGTTCGGCGTCCGCAGAGGCGTGTTCGAGCACGGCCTCCGGGACCAGAGATCCGGCATACAGGATCACGCGGCACTGGCCAAGCAGCCGGGCGCCGCGCAGCGTGATCAGGTCGGCGGCCCCTGGGCCGGCACCAATAAAGTAGACCTTCAAGAAAACCTCCGGGGGGGGTGTTTGCGAATCAGCAGCACGCTCAGGTAGCCCAGCCTGCCGGCTTCGGGCCGCACGTTCAGGGAAGGCAGCACCACTTCGCCGTCCAGGCCCAGTCGGTGGGCCAGGGCGCAGTGCTCCAGGATGTTCATGTTCTGAAGGAGGTCCAGCACACCGTTCAGGCGCCGCCCGACTTTCATCAGGACCACCACGTCGTTGTGCTCGATGTCTGCCGTTAGGGTCGACAGATCGTCGGGACAGGGCAGGATCAGCACGCGCTCCTTCCCCTCACCCAGCGCAAAACCGGTCATGGCCGCTGCCGTGGCGTAGCTGGTGATGCCAGGCAGGACCCGGCGCGGCAGTTCCGGTGCCTCGCGTTTCAGGGCGGCGACCAGATAACCCAGCGTGCTGTAGGTCATGGCGTCGCCGATGGTCAGGTACGCGACGCTCTGGCCCTGCCGTCCCAGCGCTGCGATCTCGCGCGCCAGGGCGGAGTAATGCTGCCCGATGCGCCGGTCGTCGCCGTCCATCAGGAATTCCACCTCGCGCACGCGCTGACGGGGAAAGTCCAGGCTGCGTAGGGCTTCCAGTGCCACCGACGTCTCTGACACCCGTGAGCGGGGGGCAAAGATGTGATCCACCCGCCGCAGAATGTCCAGCGACGCGACAGGCAGCAGCCCGGCGGGCCCCGGGCCTACGCCCAGGCCGTAGAACATGCCGGTCATGCGCCGCCTCCGGTGCGGGCCTCACCCAGTGGGGTGCCGTCCAGGGCGAACAGTGCCACCTGGACATGTTCAGCAGCCGGCGCACGCTCCTGAAGCGCCCCAGCGATCTGCCGCGCCGTCTCCGACCACACGGCAGCGCCCTGCGGGTGGGGTGCCAGCAGCTCCACGCAGGCATCGACCGTATTGGCCCCGGAGAGGGCGTCCACCATGACCGGGCCCAGGTTCAGCTCAGCGGCCACCCGCGCCAGGGCGTTCATGGCCATCCCGCTGTGGCTGCTGTGGGTGTTCCAGTCGCCATTCAGAACCTTGGCCAGCTTGCCCGGGTGCCCCGCGACCAGCAGCAGCGGCAGCGCGTAAGGCAGTTCGGTCAGCGCCTCCTGCAGAGCGTCCACTCCCGCGCCGACAAAGTTGCTGATCTGCACGATCTTCTCGCGCTGGATTCCCAGGGTCTGCTCGGCGTAATCCCGGCCCAGCTTGCCCGGCGTGAACACCACTGCCGCCGGGCGCGCATGGGCCGCCACCCGCACCTCGACTTCCACGGAAGCGGCGTAGGCTTCCAGGCTCATCGGCTCGACCACGCCGGTCGTGCCCAGAATCGAAATTCCGCCCAGGATACCCAGCCGCGGATTGAAGGTGCGCCGGGATATTTTCTCCCCATGCACGCAGCCCACCGTGACGGCGAAGGCCTCATGCCCAGCAACTTCGTGAGCGGCCCGGCGCATCATGTCGCGCGGGACCGGGTTGATGGCCGGCTCACCCACCGGCACCCGGATGCCCGGGGCGGTCACGGTGCCCACGCCCTCCCCCGCGTGAAAGGTCATGGGGGAAGAGCTATCTGCACCTGCCAGGAGCGTCAGCCTCACCCACAGGGTCGCGCCATGAGTCGCGTCCGGATCGTCGCCGCCGTCCTTGACGACCTCGGCGTAGGCTCCGGAGTCGGTGAGCTCCACCCGCTGTACCGGAATCCGCAGGCCCAGGTCACCACCCGGGAGCGTGATCTGCACGGCGCCCGGGACCTCGCCCCGGTACAGCAGCGTCAGGGCAGCCTTCAGGGCCGCTGTGGCTGCGCTGCCGGTGGTAAAGCCGCGCCGCAGCCCGTTGGGCGCGGGCTGGCTCAGGTCAAGAAGTGGACGGGCGGGCATGACGAACACGCTCACTGGTCGCGGCCCAGGTCCGCGAGGCGGTTCTGGGCCTGGATCATGCAGGCGTTGACCACGCTGCTGGCCCAGGGACTGCCGCCACGGTACCCGCTGTTGGTAATACGCGGCACGCTGAGGCAGGTGCGCAGCGCGGCCTTGCTCTCCTGGGTGCCCACGAAGCCCACGGGCAGGCCGATCACGAGGGCCGGGCGCCAGTGCCGCTCGCGGATCAGGCGCACGGTCTCGAAAATCGCTGTGGGCGCGTCACCAATGGCCACGACGCAGTCATTGCCGAATTTCTCGTACGCCCGCCGGATGCCGGCTGCCGAACGGGTCAGGCCGGTCTGGCTGCTCAGCAGGTGAGTCTCGGCGTCATGGACCCCGCACCACACCTGCACGCCCAGGCGGGCCAGAACCTCGCGCTTGAGGCCGCTGTGGACCATGGTTACGTCGGTGACTACCGTCAGGCCGCGCAGAATGGCCTGGATGCCGGCTTCCACCGCTCCGGGCGAGAACGACAGGTCCTCCACGATGCCCGGGTCTCCGGCAGTGTGCACCAGCCGCTGCATGGCGTACCGGTCCGAGGACGGTACCGTGCTCCAGTCGCGCAGCGTCTCGATGATCTCGAAGGACTGCTGCTCGATGGGATGAGGTACATAGTGGGGAACCGTTTTGGGTTCGGCTTCCGTCTTGCCCGCGCCCAGCAGCCCGCGCACCGCGCCGTGATGACTGACCTGCGCCTGTCCCTGCTGCGCCTCGTACCCGATGACCTGCACGCGGTACTTGCACAGCGAGCAGTTCATGTGCCCCTGCCCCTGCACGCCCTCGCGGGAGCGCTCCAGAAACACCTGCGCCACCTTGCGGTGCGGGCCCAGATGCGAGGCCGTCAGGAATTCGGTCCCTGACCAGCGCTGTGCGGCAGCCGCCACCGCGTCCCGCACCCGCCGCGCCAGCACGCCGTCGAACAGCAGGTACGGAAACACGATCACGCGCTCGAAGCCCATCGCGGCGGCGCGCGCCAGGCCCGTTGGCAGGTCGGGCCGTGCCGTGCCGCTGTAGCACACCAGACTCGCCCCATACCCCAGCCCCTCTTCGAGAAAGCGGGCCAGTTTATGAATATCCCCGTTGGCGTCAGGGTCAGTGGTGCCGCGTCCGACCACCAGCAGTAGGGTGCGGTCCCGGCGCACTTCCTTGCCTGCAGACGTCTCTGCCTCGATCAGGCGCTCGCGGCACACTTCCAGCAGCAGCGGGTGAAGATCCATCGCTGCGCCGTAGTGAAAGGTCACTTCCGGAAACTCGCGGCGCAGCGCGTTCAGCTCGCTGGGCAGATCGTTCTTCGCGTGCGTGGCGGCCAGCAGCACGCCCGGCACCATCACGATATTCCGGGCACCGGCTTCGACGGCTGCCCGCGCCGCCTCGTCCAGGGTGGGCGTGTTGAACTCCAGAAAGCCGTGAGTGATGATCCGCCCGGGCTCCAGGGCCCTCACCTCGGCCACCAGCTGCTCGAACTGCGCCTGGCTGGCCGGGTCGCGGCTGCCATGGGCGGCCAGAACCACCGCGTAGTCGTCCAGAGGGGCATTCATAGCGCTCACCGTTCGCCTTCCAGCCCGGTCGGCATGGGCGTCAGCGCACGGATCAGCATGATGCTCATGTCGGAGAAGTCCCGTCCCTCCAGGTCTGTCAGGGTGCCGGTCCATTCCGCTTCCTGCCGGGTCAGGTTTTCCCAGACCTCCACCCGGTGGGCCGTGCTGGCCCCGCCGGCCAGCAGATACGTCGCGATATCCCGTGGCATGAAGTCCCACGGACGCGGAATGACGATGGCGTTGCGCCCGGCACGCAGCACTTCGCGCAGATGCGTTTTGAACGGAGTCAGGTCACCGCGGCGGTGAAAGGTCAGAAAGGTCGTCTCGTCGAAGCAGACCCGGCCGCGGCTGGCCAGCACTTGCGCGCTGGAAATGCCCGGCACCGTCTCGACCTGATGCCCACAGGCGGTTTCCACCCGATCCAGGTACTGGAAGCCGCTGAAGTGAATGTCGCCCATGAAGACGACGGCGCACTTCTGTCCAGCGTGGTGAAGCTCAGCGACCTCTTCCAGCCGGGCCACCTGATCGCGGTAGCCCATCGTCACGATCCGGGCTTCCGGAGCAATCAGCGGACGCACCACGTCCACCACCGCGTCAAAGCCAGCCACGACGTCTGCCTCGCGGACCAGCCGCGCGCCTTTCTGGGTCAGAAAATCCAGGTGTCCGGGCCCGGCGCCAA harbors:
- a CDS encoding cobalamin biosynthesis protein yields the protein MSAPAAPAGLGIWPVRAETEPLADGLALALGGVLHRPWATGQVQREAFAQAFHGARSWVLIGATGIAVRFLAGLPRSKHSDPAVVVLDDAARFAVALLGGHEGGGNALAYRVARLTGAVPVVTTATEAVKPLTVGVGCRRGVSSEQIEAAVQQALGGRPLSDVHEVATVDLKADEAGLLAFCERHELPLRVFARADLAARPFVTRASEWVQQNVGVAGVCEPCALLASPRGQLIVPKTALNGVAVAVVEDRSWRT
- the cobM gene encoding precorrin-4 C(11)-methyltransferase, coding for MKVYFIGAGPGAADLITLRGARLLGQCRVILYAGSLVPEAVLEHASADAERFNTASLDLQEQISLYRRAQQEGLDVARVHSGDPAIYGATAEQMRALRELGIAYEVVPGVSSFTACAASLGAELTRPGVTQTVILTRASGRASPVPDAENLASLAAHQASLCVFLGGHQLEQNVAELLRHYPPETPAALVQRASQPEERRHVATLGTLLGGLKLSDWTLTTMLLVSPALHDPTELQEVSRLYDPAYAHRFRRAHTGEG
- the cobI gene encoding precorrin-2 C(20)-methyltransferase, whose product is MTGMFYGLGVGPGPAGLLPVASLDILRRVDHIFAPRSRVSETSVALEALRSLDFPRQRVREVEFLMDGDDRRIGQHYSALAREIAALGRQGQSVAYLTIGDAMTYSTLGYLVAALKREAPELPRRVLPGITSYATAAAMTGFALGEGKERVLILPCPDDLSTLTADIEHNDVVVLMKVGRRLNGVLDLLQNMNILEHCALAHRLGLDGEVVLPSLNVRPEAGRLGYLSVLLIRKHPPRRFS
- the cbiD gene encoding cobalt-precorrin-5B (C(1))-methyltransferase CbiD — encoded protein: MPARPLLDLSQPAPNGLRRGFTTGSAATAALKAALTLLYRGEVPGAVQITLPGGDLGLRIPVQRVELTDSGAYAEVVKDGGDDPDATHGATLWVRLTLLAGADSSSPMTFHAGEGVGTVTAPGIRVPVGEPAINPVPRDMMRRAAHEVAGHEAFAVTVGCVHGEKISRRTFNPRLGILGGISILGTTGVVEPMSLEAYAASVEVEVRVAAHARPAAVVFTPGKLGRDYAEQTLGIQREKIVQISNFVGAGVDALQEALTELPYALPLLLVAGHPGKLAKVLNGDWNTHSSHSGMAMNALARVAAELNLGPVMVDALSGANTVDACVELLAPHPQGAAVWSETARQIAGALQERAPAAEHVQVALFALDGTPLGEARTGGGA
- a CDS encoding precorrin-8X methylmutase; translated protein: MNAPLDDYAVVLAAHGSRDPASQAQFEQLVAEVRALEPGRIITHGFLEFNTPTLDEAARAAVEAGARNIVMVPGVLLAATHAKNDLPSELNALRREFPEVTFHYGAAMDLHPLLLEVCRERLIEAETSAGKEVRRDRTLLLVVGRGTTDPDANGDIHKLARFLEEGLGYGASLVCYSGTARPDLPTGLARAAAMGFERVIVFPYLLFDGVLARRVRDAVAAAAQRWSGTEFLTASHLGPHRKVAQVFLERSREGVQGQGHMNCSLCKYRVQVIGYEAQQGQAQVSHHGAVRGLLGAGKTEAEPKTVPHYVPHPIEQQSFEIIETLRDWSTVPSSDRYAMQRLVHTAGDPGIVEDLSFSPGAVEAGIQAILRGLTVVTDVTMVHSGLKREVLARLGVQVWCGVHDAETHLLSSQTGLTRSAAGIRRAYEKFGNDCVVAIGDAPTAIFETVRLIRERHWRPALVIGLPVGFVGTQESKAALRTCLSVPRITNSGYRGGSPWASSVVNACMIQAQNRLADLGRDQ
- a CDS encoding cobalt-precorrin-7 (C(5))-methyltransferase, with translation MIACIGAGPGHLDFLTQKGARLVREADVVAGFDAVVDVVRPLIAPEARIVTMGYRDQVARLEEVAELHHAGQKCAVVFMGDIHFSGFQYLDRVETACGHQVETVPGISSAQVLASRGRVCFDETTFLTFHRRGDLTPFKTHLREVLRAGRNAIVIPRPWDFMPRDIATYLLAGGASTAHRVEVWENLTRQEAEWTGTLTDLEGRDFSDMSIMLIRALTPMPTGLEGER